Proteins from a single region of Gossypium arboreum isolate Shixiya-1 chromosome 1, ASM2569848v2, whole genome shotgun sequence:
- the LOC108482149 gene encoding uncharacterized protein LOC108482149: MEGDRYSYSRQGSGVWRSLRDGDFEEEDVWAVLKERKDSTNKLGQQSIESSVPVRRHLPSAAMMIPRTFSTINNSSNIGSSSSGSSHEANGVKQQSAPVNIPDWSNISRNKSKKGSNGLWHDHDDGDGDGVLVGFEDSDDDDVDEYNSKLPPHEFLAKRLARSQISSFSVFEGVGRKLKGRDLRKVRNAVLTKTGFLE, encoded by the coding sequence ATGGAAGGTGATAGGTATAGTTATAGCAGGCAGGGGAGTGGTGTATGGAGATCCTTGAGAGATGGGGATTTTGAGGAAGAAGATGTTTGGGCAGTTCTCAAGGAAAGAAAAGATTCTACTAACAAACTTGGTCAACAATCCATTGAATCATCTGTTCCTGTTAGAAGACATCTCCCAAGTGCTGCAATGATGATCCCTAGAACTTTCTCTACTATTAATAACAGTAGCAATATTGGCAGTTCAAGCTCCGGTTCCAGTCATGAAGCTAATGGAGTTAAACAGCAATCAGCTCCTGTCAACATCCCTGATTGGTCTAACATCTCTAGAAACAAGTCAAAGAAGGGTTCCAATGGCTTATGGCATGATCATGATGATGGGGATGGTGACGGggttttggttggttttgaagacagtgatgatgatgatgttgatgagTACAATTCAAAGTTGCCACCACATGAATTCCTTGCTAAGAGGCTTGCAAGGAGTCAGATATCTTCTTTCTCGGTTTTTGAAGGTGTTGGGAGGAAACTCAAAGGGAGGGATTTGAGGAAAGTGAGAAATGCAGTTTTAACAAAAACAGGTTTCCTTGAATAA